The bacterium (Candidatus Blackallbacteria) CG13_big_fil_rev_8_21_14_2_50_49_14 genome segment AAAAACGGGAATAGAACCCACTTCAGCAGTCTTTGACCAAGAACTGCGGCAGATCTTCAAAAGCAAATGGAAATCCGCTTGCCAAACTTTGCAAGCCCCTCTGATCCTCAATGATTTAGAGGTCTTTGCCACAGAATTAAAACACAACAGTCAAGCCCACCCGGAATGGGGATTAAGCTCATGGTCAGAACGTCTGAATCAGGATTTATTTCGATTTGATTTGGAAGCAGCCGCCCAAACCTTGTGCGATTTTGTGAGTACGCTAGAAAAAAACTTAGCTCTTTTCGAAAAAGAAAACCCCAAATAAGGCAAGCGAGGAAAATTGTGTTTCAGATCCATTTGCATTGGGATGATCAGCATAGTTCCTATCCTTTTGAAGCGGGCAAATCACTCTTTTCACTGTTCGAGACTGCAGGAATAGAGATTCTCTCTGACTGCGGTGGAACAGGAACCTGTGGATTGTGTCTGGTACAAATTCTTGCGGGTGAATTGCCCGCTCCCAACCCAATTGAGCGAAAACATTTAACAAAAACACAATTGGCACAAAACATTCGCCTGGCCTGCCAGCTCAGCCCCAAACAAGAGGTAAGCTTGCGTATTTTGTCTCGTCGTGCTCCTGTTGCTTGGCGAAATCTAAAACCACGAGAAGTACCAGACTTTCAACCCAATGCAAAAGCGCTGGAGCACTGGGCCAGGGGCACTCAAAAGCCTCAGCGTTTAGGGGTCGCGATTGACCTGGGAACAACCCATCTCTGCCTTTCTCTCTGGGACTTGAGCAAAGGTCAGCGATTGGCTGGAAGGGTGGGGTTAAACCCTCAATTTACCTTTGGTTCCGATATCATGACACGTTTGGCGGCGGCGTCAACAGAGCAAACGGCAAAAGCCATCAGCCGGATAACCCGCGCAGCCATTGCAGAAGGCTTAAAACAATTGGTAAAAAAAGCAAATTGTAAACTTTACCAAATAGAACAGCTTCTGATCGTTGGCAATACCGCCATGCTGGTTCTTTTATCGGGCAGAAAAGCAAACCAGCTTCTAGATCCAAACTATTGGGCACAATTCTTAGACTGTCAGCCTCTAAATACCCATGCTTGGGCGAAGAATTGGGGGCTTGCTGAGGGGTGTATAATTGAATTGCTCCCTCCATTGGCTGGTTTTGTTGGGTCAGACTTATTAGCGGGCCTGCTCGCTACCCAACTCGACGGGCAAACAGGGGGGGCCTTGCTGGTAGATTTTGGCACCAATTCCGAAATTGCACTCTGGGACGGAAAATCTCTATGGGTAACCTCCGCAGCAGGCGGCCCCGCCTTTGAAGGAAGTGGCATCAGTTGTGGCATGCCCGCAGGAGCAGGAGCCGCTTGGCGGGCAGAAATTAAAGCGGGAGAAAAGGAGTTTAGCCTGGAAGTGATTGGCAAGGGAGAGCTCAAGGGCATCAGTGGCTCTGCATTGGTAGATATTATCGCCGGTTTGGTCAAAACAGGCAGGCTTCGAGCCAATGGGTTATTTCATGCGGATTTAGCGCAAACAGGCCTGAAACTGGCTGAAAAACCCCGAGAAATTATATTACAAAAAAGAGATATCGACCTGTTTCAGCGAGCAAAAGCCGCAGTGGGGGCTGGTATTGTCACCTTGTTGCAAAAATCAGGGCTTCAAAAGTCAGCGCTAGAGCAAATCTATATCAGTGGTGCCTTTGGAAGCTTTCTACAGGTGGAATCAGCTCAACAGATTGGGCTGATTCCTGAGCTGGATCCCGGAAAGGTAAAGCTCTGTGGCAATACAGCCTTGGGGGGGTGTGAGCAACAGTTGTTTGCAGCCAATCGGCAAGAAAAAGCAAAGGCCTTGAAACAAAAAATACGCTATTTTAATTTGGCACAACATCCTGAATTTGAGAGCTTATTTTTTGAAAATCTGTTTTTGCGGCCAATGAAATGGCCTGAAGGAGAGCGCAATGAATTTTGATGAGGCTGTGGTTCTGTACAATGAGGCTGTCTATGATACGGATCGGGAACAGGCTCTGAAAATCATTCAAGCGGCTCTGGATGCTGGCATACAACCTGAAGACGTGGTCTTTAAGATTGTCATTCCTGCAATTGAACAGATGATCAAATCCTTCAGTGAGGATTTTGACGCCAATCTGGCCCAACATTTCATGGCTGCTCAGATCGCCTCTGAGGTGGTCGAAAAAATGACTCCCCATTTCAAACAGGTTCCGATCACCAAGGGACGGGTCGTGATCGGCTCGGCAGCGGGAGATCTTCACACCCTGGGCAAGCGTATTGTGATTGGTTGTTTGAAGGCCATGATGATTGATGTTTTAGATCTGGGAGTGAATGTTTCAGCCGAACGCTTTGTTGATGCGGCCTTGGAGTATCGGGCTCAAATCATCGGTATTTCTGCAATGATGGCGCATACTGCCCGTGGAGAAGGAGGCTGTCTGCGAGTACGCCAAATTCTAAAAGAAAGAGGCTTAGAAAAGCAAATCCGCATTATTGTAGGCGGTGCCCCTTTTCGCTTTGACCCAGAACTGTATCAACAGATCGGTGCCGATGCGTGGTCAGAAAACGGCATCAGTGCCGGCCATATCATTGCTGAACTGCTCAAGGAGATCAATGCATGATCACTGGAATGGAACGTCTTCAAGCGGCTATCAAGGGAGAGAAGTCTGATCGTATTCCTATTTTTTGTACTTTGCTCGAACAGGGAGCGAAAGAAATGGGAATGTCGTTGGATACCTATTATTCGCGGGGGGAATATGTGGCCGAAGCACAACTTAAACTGCGCGAAAAATATGGTTACGACAATCTTTGGTCTCTTTTTTATGTCGGCCGAGAGGCTGAACTCCTGGGCTGTGAAAAGATTCTTTTTGCCAAAGACGGCCCCCCCAATGTCGCTCATTTTGTGATTCAGGATTGGAAAGACATTCCCAAATTACAAATTCCTGATGATTTAAACAGCCATCCGCTTTTTGAAGAACAGTCAAAGTGTCTCAAGCTCTTACGCAAAGAAGCCGGAGGTAAATATCCAATCTGCGCCTATCTTTCATCGCCCATGACCTTGCCAGCTTTGCTAATGGGCATGGAAAAATGGTTTGAATTGCTCTTTTTAGGCCCCTTGGAACTGCGCAATGAACTGCTGGAATATTGCCATACCTTTTTTGTGAAAGAAGTCGAAAC includes the following:
- a CDS encoding ferredoxin, producing the protein MRFCEYARKKLSSFRKRKPQIRQARKIVFQIHLHWDDQHSSYPFEAGKSLFSLFETAGIEILSDCGGTGTCGLCLVQILAGELPAPNPIERKHLTKTQLAQNIRLACQLSPKQEVSLRILSRRAPVAWRNLKPREVPDFQPNAKALEHWARGTQKPQRLGVAIDLGTTHLCLSLWDLSKGQRLAGRVGLNPQFTFGSDIMTRLAAASTEQTAKAISRITRAAIAEGLKQLVKKANCKLYQIEQLLIVGNTAMLVLLSGRKANQLLDPNYWAQFLDCQPLNTHAWAKNWGLAEGCIIELLPPLAGFVGSDLLAGLLATQLDGQTGGALLVDFGTNSEIALWDGKSLWVTSAAGGPAFEGSGISCGMPAGAGAAWRAEIKAGEKEFSLEVIGKGELKGISGSALVDIIAGLVKTGRLRANGLFHADLAQTGLKLAEKPREIILQKRDIDLFQRAKAAVGAGIVTLLQKSGLQKSALEQIYISGAFGSFLQVESAQQIGLIPELDPGKVKLCGNTALGGCEQQLFAANRQEKAKALKQKIRYFNLAQHPEFESLFFENLFLRPMKWPEGERNEF
- a CDS encoding cobalamin-binding protein, translating into MNFDEAVVLYNEAVYDTDREQALKIIQAALDAGIQPEDVVFKIVIPAIEQMIKSFSEDFDANLAQHFMAAQIASEVVEKMTPHFKQVPITKGRVVIGSAAGDLHTLGKRIVIGCLKAMMIDVLDLGVNVSAERFVDAALEYRAQIIGISAMMAHTARGEGGCLRVRQILKERGLEKQIRIIVGGAPFRFDPELYQQIGADAWSENGISAGHIIAELLKEINA
- a CDS encoding uroporphyrinogen decarboxylase yields the protein MITGMERLQAAIKGEKSDRIPIFCTLLEQGAKEMGMSLDTYYSRGEYVAEAQLKLREKYGYDNLWSLFYVGREAELLGCEKILFAKDGPPNVAHFVIQDWKDIPKLQIPDDLNSHPLFEEQSKCLKLLRKEAGGKYPICAYLSSPMTLPALLMGMEKWFELLFLGPLELRNELLEYCHTFFVKEVETYRKLGVDLFLYSNPFGSLDMVPLKFFKEHALPWIEKDLEAAGKAGIIYYCGMSRLNRVLEMVIEKTGCESYYLSPLDDLAEGKRLIAQRGLTCGVINDMKLKEWSATEIRNEVQRLIQIGMPGGKFLFGTGLIPMDTPEEKIRLLLETAYEFGRYQEAP